The proteins below come from a single Myripristis murdjan chromosome 10, fMyrMur1.1, whole genome shotgun sequence genomic window:
- the gabrp gene encoding gamma-aminobutyric acid receptor subunit pi — protein MSAQTLTLLILCLTVVRSGSMFPGHHWGDWNDSQLQPTIQKLMKGYNRYLRPNFNEGPVEIGMSLDIASIDAISEINMDYTATIFLRQRWRDSRLVFPGNESVSVDGRLVSLLWIPDTFIPDSKRSFLHDVTVENRLIRIFSNGTVLYALRITATIACNMDLTKYPMDKQVCTLQLESWGYNLQDVVFYWTRGNDSVRGLDTLRLAQYSVESYYTSVSQAVYETGNYPKLVLHFALRRNVLFFILETYVPSTLLVVLSWVSFWISQSSVPARTCIGVTTVLTMTTLMMGARTSLPNANCFIKAIDVYLGICFTFIFGALLEYACAHFCTMQHQTIEELHRELLREFNESNGNGSIPMVSSSQPNQSVEIGSTAEEPVDQSAKSDAKSKTGSKEKMSGTGCSLSLVKDASRRAASVFIVENPHNIDRHARTVFPIAFLFVNILYWLYYLFL, from the exons ATGTCGGCTCAGACCTTGACCCTTCTGATCTTGTGCCTGACTGTGGTACGAAG TGGTTCTATGTTCCCTGGGCACCACTGGGGAGACTGGAACGATTCACAGCTGCAGCCAACAATTCAGAAGCTGATGAAGGGATACAACCGCTACCTGAGACCCAATTTCAATG AGGGTCCTGTGGAAATTGGGATGAGTCTTGATATTGCCAGCATTGATGCCATTTCCGAAATCAATATG GACTACACTGCAACTATCTTCCTACGTCAACGGTGGCGGGATTCCAGGCTGGTTTTCCCAGGAAATGAGAGCGTCAGTGTGGATGGACGCCTGGTGTCACTCCTCTGGATTCCTGACACCTTCATCCCCGACTCCAAACGTTCCTTCCTGCACGATGTTACGGTGGAAAACCGCCTCATACGCATCTTCAGTAATGGAACTGTTCTCTACGCCCTTCG CATCACAGCTACGATTGCTTGTAATATGGACCTGACAAAGTACCCCATGGACAAACAGGTGTGCACCCTGCAGCTGGAGAGCT GGGGCTATAATCTGCAGGATGTGGTGTTCTACTGGACCAGAGGGAATGACTCGGTGAGGGGTCTTGACACACTGCGACTGGCTCAGTACAGCGTAGAAAGCTACTACACATCAGTGTCACAAGCTGTGTATGAGACAG gAAATTACCCCAAACTGGTGTTGCATTTTGCATTGCGTAGAAACGTGCTGTTCTTCATCTTGGAGACATATGTTCCCTCCACTCTGCTGGTCGTTCTCTCCTGGGTCTCCTTCTGGATCAGCCAGTCCTCTGTACCAGCCAGGACATGTATTG GAGTGACTACAGTCTTGACAATGACCACACTGATGATGGGTGCTCGCACTTCCCTACCCAATGCCAACTGCTTCATCAAAGCCATAGATGTTTACCTTGGCATCTGTTTCACCTTCATCTTTGGAGCGCTGCTGGAATACGCCTGTGCTCACTTCTGCACCATGCAGCACCAGACCATAGAAGAATTGCATAGG gagctcctgagggaGTTCAATGAATCAAATGGAAATGGTTCCATCCCTATGGTCAGCTCCAGCCAACCAAATCAGTCTGTGGAAATAGGTTCCACAGCAGAGGAGCCTGTGGACCAGTCAGCAAAGAGTGATGCAAAGAGCAAGACTGGGTCAAAAGAGAAGATGTCAGGGACAGGCTGCAGCTTGTCATTAGTGAAGGATGCATCCCGCAGGGCAGCGTCTGTCTTCATTGTGGAGAATCCACACAATATTGACCGCCATGCCCGTACTGTTTTCCCCATTGCCTTCCTCTTTGTCAATATCCTCTACTGGCTTTATTATCTCTTTCTCTGA